In Flavobacteriales bacterium, the following are encoded in one genomic region:
- a CDS encoding ATP-binding cassette domain-containing protein gives MFHAENVSKAYAGHVAIEDISISVPEGSIFGLLGPNGAGKTTFIRIINQITGPDTGSLWFGGERLQQKHLQEIGYLPEERGLYKKMKVGEQALYLCQLKGLSKKEALTKLKYWFEKFEIEAWWNKKVEELSKGMAQKVQFIVTVLHEPKLLILDEPFSGFDPINTNLIKSEILELKKKGTTIIFSTHNMGSVEELCDHIALINNSRVILDGEVSEIRNRFRTQTYNIDFKGSMMQLGSSLGTYGELLSHGPEGDHMDATVQLVNGGTTNQLLGNIMRAVEVRGFHEIIPSMNDIFIQAVEKYNKEGAAA, from the coding sequence ATTTTTCATGCTGAAAATGTAAGCAAGGCCTACGCAGGTCATGTGGCCATAGAGGACATCAGCATCAGTGTTCCCGAAGGTTCCATTTTTGGGCTTCTTGGCCCGAACGGTGCAGGGAAAACCACGTTTATCCGCATCATCAACCAAATTACGGGTCCCGATACGGGAAGTCTTTGGTTCGGTGGCGAACGTCTTCAGCAAAAACACCTGCAAGAGATCGGTTACTTGCCTGAAGAGCGTGGCCTTTACAAGAAGATGAAGGTGGGGGAACAGGCACTTTATCTCTGCCAGCTGAAGGGACTTTCAAAGAAAGAAGCGCTGACCAAACTCAAATATTGGTTCGAGAAGTTCGAGATCGAGGCTTGGTGGAACAAGAAAGTGGAAGAGCTTTCGAAAGGAATGGCCCAAAAGGTGCAGTTCATTGTAACGGTACTTCACGAACCGAAACTTTTGATTCTTGATGAGCCGTTCAGCGGTTTCGACCCGATCAATACCAATCTCATCAAATCTGAGATCCTCGAACTGAAAAAGAAAGGCACAACCATCATTTTCTCCACCCACAACATGGGTTCGGTGGAGGAGTTGTGTGACCACATTGCGTTGATCAACAACTCACGTGTGATATTGGATGGCGAGGTGAGCGAGATCAGAAACCGTTTCCGAACGCAGACTTACAACATCGATTTCAAAGGTTCGATGATGCAACTTGGAAGTTCGTTAGGTACCTACGGTGAACTGTTGAGCCACGGACCAGAAGGCGACCACATGGATGCTACGGTCCAGTTGGTGAATGGCGGAACGACCAACCAATTGCTCGGAAATATCATGCGGGCAGTTGAGGTGAGAGGTTTCCACGAGATCATTCCGAGCATGAACGATATTTTTATTCAGGCGGTGGAGAAATACAATAAAGAAGGTGCAGCGGCATGA
- a CDS encoding ABC transporter permease, with product MSKIGLIIQREYLTRVRKKSFVIMTILGPVLMAAMFIVPIWIALNEDEDTTILVIDESHLFSDLPPLHMKLEDTENIHFKLPEASLRLDSAKSELLGSDDFDAVLYIHPLILNTTNGVKLIYEKQPSLQVIRYIENSLENSLSQIKLSGLGVNMETIERVKKEAHVSLATLKIDEIGEKNQSRERSMAIGMFSGILIYMFIFLYGVQVMRGVIEEKTNRIIEVIISSVKPFELMMGKIIGIALVGLTQFVLWVALSTAFYSGTVVFVERQLMEENSGVNLEEVLSRNQTLTPNVATDESSAELNVNAAKEFLSKVDGIPFAYLIGCFVFYFLGGYLIYSALFAAVGSAVDNEADTQQFMLPITIPIIFSFLMSQVVINNPDGTLAMWLSMIPFTSPIIMMVRIPFGGVPLGELALSMSLLVIGFVATTWLAGRIYRTGILMYGKKISYKELWKWIRYH from the coding sequence ATGAGCAAGATCGGACTCATTATTCAGCGCGAATACCTGACCCGCGTACGCAAGAAGTCATTCGTCATCATGACGATTCTCGGCCCTGTGTTGATGGCCGCCATGTTCATTGTACCCATCTGGATAGCACTTAATGAAGATGAGGATACCACGATTCTTGTGATCGATGAGAGTCATCTTTTCAGTGATCTGCCTCCGCTTCACATGAAATTGGAGGACACAGAGAACATTCATTTCAAGTTACCAGAGGCTTCGTTAAGGTTGGATAGTGCTAAATCTGAATTATTAGGTTCCGATGATTTTGATGCGGTGCTGTACATCCATCCTTTGATTCTCAACACGACAAACGGAGTCAAATTGATCTATGAAAAGCAGCCAAGTTTGCAGGTGATTCGATATATCGAGAACTCGCTTGAAAACTCCTTGTCACAGATTAAGCTTTCGGGTTTGGGGGTGAACATGGAGACCATTGAAAGGGTCAAGAAAGAAGCTCACGTTAGTTTGGCTACGTTGAAAATCGATGAGATAGGGGAGAAGAATCAAAGTAGGGAGCGAAGCATGGCCATTGGCATGTTCAGCGGTATTCTCATCTATATGTTCATATTCTTGTATGGCGTTCAAGTAATGCGGGGAGTTATTGAGGAAAAGACCAATCGCATCATTGAGGTTATCATCTCATCCGTCAAACCGTTTGAGTTGATGATGGGTAAAATTATTGGAATCGCGCTGGTTGGGTTAACTCAATTTGTACTCTGGGTCGCGTTATCGACCGCCTTCTATTCGGGAACCGTTGTGTTTGTGGAAAGACAACTGATGGAGGAGAATTCGGGTGTAAATTTAGAGGAAGTGCTTTCGAGAAATCAAACACTTACACCAAATGTGGCGACTGATGAATCAAGTGCTGAATTGAATGTTAATGCGGCAAAGGAGTTTTTGTCTAAAGTTGATGGCATTCCATTTGCGTATCTTATCGGTTGCTTCGTCTTCTACTTTTTGGGTGGATACTTGATCTACAGCGCGCTTTTTGCCGCAGTGGGTTCGGCCGTGGACAATGAGGCAGATACCCAGCAGTTCATGCTGCCGATCACCATCCCGATCATTTTTTCATTTTTGATGTCTCAGGTAGTGATCAATAATCCAGATGGAACACTGGCTATGTGGCTCTCAATGATTCCATTCACCTCACCTATCATCATGATGGTTCGCATACCTTTCGGAGGCGTACCATTAGGGGAACTTGCTCTTTCGATGAGCTTGCTTGTCATCGGCTTTGTTGCCACCACATGGTTGGCCGGGCGCATTTACCGCACGGGAATTCTGATGTACGGGAAAAAGATCTCCTACAAAGAACTTTGGAAATGGATCCGTTATCACTAA
- a CDS encoding phosphatase, translating into MRVAVIDLGTNTFNLLIVDVLPAGHYQTVFNTKIAVKIGEGAMIAGKLLPEPIQRAKSALAEYLEIIKQHNCEKTLAFATSGVRSTSNGAEFVAEVKSELGLDIKVIDGMEEARLIYEGVNLAIPFGDEPMLIMDIGGGSTEFIIADRTGVLWMKSYRLGISRVLQMLEPNDPLQKSDFRNLDELFSEQLPELLRNCRKFGVKTLIGSSGSFDSFIEMIWAEKGTPKLASSVVSEELDLNELKQLHDRLITCDYETRKAIPGLVEMRVDTIHLASYMVQWILSLNGLERLLLSSYALKEGVLHQVMEDRI; encoded by the coding sequence ATGCGAGTAGCTGTCATCGATCTCGGTACGAACACCTTCAATCTTCTTATAGTGGATGTGCTGCCAGCGGGTCATTACCAGACCGTTTTCAATACCAAAATCGCGGTCAAGATCGGGGAAGGTGCCATGATCGCGGGTAAACTGCTTCCTGAGCCGATTCAGCGTGCCAAAAGCGCGTTGGCGGAGTATCTGGAAATTATCAAGCAGCACAACTGCGAGAAGACGTTGGCCTTCGCTACATCAGGGGTCAGAAGTACTTCCAACGGGGCTGAGTTTGTTGCGGAGGTGAAATCCGAACTCGGTTTGGACATCAAGGTGATCGATGGAATGGAAGAAGCACGCCTGATCTATGAAGGTGTGAATCTGGCAATTCCCTTTGGTGATGAGCCGATGCTGATCATGGACATTGGTGGCGGAAGTACCGAATTCATCATAGCCGACAGAACGGGTGTTCTGTGGATGAAGAGTTACCGATTGGGTATTTCGCGCGTGCTGCAAATGCTCGAACCGAATGATCCTTTGCAGAAATCAGATTTCCGGAATTTGGATGAGTTGTTTTCGGAACAACTTCCAGAACTTCTACGGAATTGTCGAAAGTTTGGCGTGAAGACCTTGATCGGTTCTTCTGGCAGTTTCGATAGTTTCATTGAAATGATCTGGGCGGAAAAGGGAACACCAAAACTGGCCAGTTCTGTTGTAAGCGAAGAGTTGGATCTGAATGAACTGAAACAACTGCATGATCGATTGATAACTTGCGATTACGAAACGCGAAAAGCAATTCCAGGCCTTGTGGAAATGCGTGTTGATACCATTCATTTGGCATCTTACATGGTGCAATGGATTCTTTCATTGAACGGTTTGGAAAGGTTGTTGCTATCAAGCTACGCATTGAAAGAAGGCGTGCTTCATCAAGTGATGGAAGATCGCATCTGA
- a CDS encoding response regulator, with product MPKVLIIDDERSIRNAIREILEYEKFEVDEAEDGLSGVVKVKGGKFDVILCDIKMPKMDGGEVLDRILLLAPDTPVVMISGHGDIETAVDLLKKGAYDYIPKPLDLNRLLVSVRNALDRTEIVAETKKLRKKVSKSYEMIGESEGIAKVKDMIEKVAPTDARVLITGPNGTGKELVARALHEKSGRSDGPLVEVNCAAIPSELIESELFGHEKGAFTSAIKQKKGNFETATGGTLFLDEIGDMSLSAQAKVLRALQENKITRVGGEKEIQVDVRVVAATNKDLKKEIEAGNFREDLYHRLGVILIQVPALNDRRNDIPLLVDHFLGVICDEQGVAKKRIQADALKELQDYDWTGNIRELRNVVERLIILSGKEIMKNDVEQFVKW from the coding sequence ATGCCTAAGGTTCTGATCATTGATGACGAGAGAAGTATCCGCAATGCCATTCGAGAAATTCTTGAATACGAGAAGTTTGAGGTAGATGAGGCCGAAGACGGTCTTTCGGGTGTGGTGAAAGTGAAAGGCGGCAAGTTTGATGTAATCCTTTGCGACATCAAAATGCCGAAGATGGATGGTGGTGAAGTGCTGGATCGAATTCTGCTGTTGGCGCCAGATACGCCAGTGGTGATGATCTCAGGTCACGGAGATATTGAAACAGCAGTTGACCTGCTGAAGAAAGGAGCTTACGATTACATTCCCAAGCCATTGGATCTGAATCGTTTACTGGTTTCTGTGCGCAATGCGTTGGACAGAACTGAGATCGTGGCCGAGACGAAGAAGCTTCGCAAGAAGGTGAGCAAAAGCTACGAGATGATCGGTGAGTCGGAAGGCATCGCCAAAGTGAAGGATATGATCGAGAAGGTAGCGCCAACGGATGCGCGCGTTCTTATTACAGGCCCGAATGGAACAGGGAAAGAGTTGGTAGCTCGTGCCTTGCATGAGAAAAGCGGTCGTTCGGATGGGCCGTTGGTGGAGGTGAACTGTGCGGCCATTCCATCTGAGTTGATCGAAAGTGAACTATTCGGCCATGAGAAGGGAGCATTCACATCAGCCATCAAACAGAAGAAAGGAAACTTCGAAACAGCTACAGGTGGAACGCTCTTCTTGGATGAGATCGGTGATATGAGTCTTTCAGCGCAAGCTAAAGTGCTGCGTGCGTTGCAGGAGAACAAGATCACCAGAGTGGGAGGAGAGAAGGAAATTCAGGTAGATGTTCGTGTGGTTGCAGCCACCAACAAGGACCTGAAAAAAGAGATCGAGGCTGGGAATTTTCGCGAAGACCTGTACCACCGTTTGGGTGTGATTCTGATTCAGGTTCCTGCATTGAACGACCGCAGGAATGATATTCCATTGCTCGTTGACCATTTTCTTGGCGTGATCTGCGATGAGCAGGGCGTTGCAAAAAAGCGCATTCAAGCAGATGCGTTAAAAGAACTTCAAGACTACGATTGGACAGGAAACATCCGTGAACTGCGCAACGTGGTTGAGCGGCTCATTATCCTTTCAGGGAAAGAGATCATGAAGAATGATGTGGAGCAATTCGTAAAGTGGTAA
- the grpE gene encoding nucleotide exchange factor GrpE has protein sequence MSKKKETEATELENEEVKAAEENSDTTLEENQPEEAKDPLQELQAKYNELNDKYLRMYSEFENFRRRTAKERLDLMRSAGEDVFKLMLPIIDDFERARANMENATDVPSVKEGMELIYHKLVRELGNKGLKPMESKGETFDPEFHEAVTQFPAPSDDMKGKVIDEVEKGYFLNDKVIRFAKVVVGS, from the coding sequence AAACGGAAGCGACCGAATTGGAGAATGAGGAAGTAAAAGCTGCTGAGGAAAACTCAGATACTACCTTAGAAGAAAACCAGCCAGAAGAAGCGAAAGATCCGTTGCAGGAACTTCAGGCGAAATACAACGAACTGAATGATAAATATCTTCGGATGTATTCGGAGTTTGAGAACTTCCGAAGAAGAACAGCCAAGGAGCGTTTAGATCTGATGAGATCCGCTGGGGAAGATGTTTTCAAACTGATGCTGCCGATCATCGATGATTTTGAGCGTGCCCGCGCGAACATGGAGAATGCCACGGATGTTCCAAGCGTGAAAGAAGGAATGGAACTCATCTACCACAAATTGGTCAGGGAATTGGGCAACAAGGGCCTGAAGCCGATGGAGAGCAAAGGAGAGACATTCGACCCGGAATTCCATGAGGCCGTCACGCAGTTTCCAGCACCATCCGATGACATGAAGGGAAAAGTGATCGATGAAGTGGAGAAGGGTTACTTCCTCAACGATAAGGTGATCCGATTTGCCAAAGTGGTGGTAGGTTCGTAA
- the dnaJ gene encoding molecular chaperone DnaJ, whose translation MAKRDYYEVLGVGKNADAAEIKKAYRKMAVKYHPDKNPGDTEAEEKFKEAAEAYEVLSNADKKARYDQFGHAGMGGAAGGGFGGGFGGGGMSMDDIFSQFGDIFGGHFGGGFGGGGGGRRTRVHRGSNLRVRVKLTLDEVANGVTKKLKVNKYVSCKKCSGTGAEDGQMSTCQTCGGRGQVTRVMNTPLGQMQTSSTCPSCNGQGSTIAHKCTACYGDGIVKGEEVIEVKIPAGVGNEMQLSVRGKGNAGAKGGVPGDLIVLVEEEEHPLLKRDGSNLHYELYISFIDAALGTTAEVPTIDGKARIKVDAGTQSGKLLRLRGKGLPDLDYGTKGDILVHTNVWIPKKLSKEEKSMLEQLRNSENFRPDPAKGEKSFFDKMKDYFHN comes from the coding sequence ATGGCGAAAAGAGATTATTACGAAGTGTTGGGCGTTGGCAAGAATGCCGATGCCGCAGAAATAAAAAAGGCCTATCGGAAGATGGCTGTGAAGTATCACCCAGATAAAAATCCGGGGGATACAGAGGCAGAAGAAAAGTTCAAGGAAGCTGCTGAGGCGTACGAAGTGCTCAGCAATGCCGACAAGAAAGCCCGCTACGATCAGTTCGGCCATGCCGGAATGGGTGGCGCAGCGGGTGGTGGTTTCGGTGGTGGCTTCGGTGGAGGCGGCATGTCCATGGACGACATCTTTAGCCAGTTCGGAGATATTTTTGGAGGGCACTTCGGAGGCGGATTCGGTGGTGGTGGCGGTGGCCGCAGAACGCGGGTTCACCGTGGTTCCAATCTTCGCGTGCGCGTAAAATTGACCTTGGATGAGGTTGCCAACGGTGTGACCAAAAAATTGAAGGTGAACAAGTACGTGAGCTGTAAAAAGTGCAGCGGAACGGGAGCCGAGGACGGCCAAATGAGCACCTGTCAAACATGTGGTGGTCGCGGTCAGGTTACGCGTGTGATGAACACGCCTTTGGGTCAGATGCAGACGTCATCAACCTGTCCATCGTGTAACGGACAAGGAAGTACGATTGCGCACAAGTGTACCGCTTGCTACGGAGATGGAATTGTGAAAGGCGAAGAGGTCATCGAGGTGAAAATTCCAGCAGGTGTCGGAAATGAGATGCAACTTTCCGTGCGTGGCAAGGGAAATGCTGGTGCAAAAGGTGGCGTTCCTGGAGACCTGATCGTTCTTGTGGAAGAAGAGGAACATCCACTGCTGAAACGCGATGGCAGCAATCTTCACTACGAACTGTACATCAGTTTTATTGATGCCGCTTTGGGAACAACAGCCGAAGTTCCGACCATTGACGGTAAAGCGCGAATCAAAGTGGATGCAGGAACGCAGAGTGGAAAGCTACTTCGTCTGCGAGGAAAAGGGTTGCCTGACCTCGATTACGGAACAAAGGGCGATATTCTGGTCCATACCAATGTTTGGATTCCGAAAAAACTCAGTAAAGAAGAGAAATCGATGCTTGAACAGTTGCGGAACTCGGAGAACTTCAGACCCGATCCCGCCAAGGGCGAAAAGAGTTTCTTTGACAAAATGAAAGACTACTTTCACAACTAA